From one Rhodothermia bacterium genomic stretch:
- the rho gene encoding transcription termination factor Rho, which yields MNIATLQEKKVTELQEIARSLGIASTYRMTKQELIYQILESFALAAAEEPEREAAGDRAGKRPRKTAVKIDPLSYQPPPPEVEPPITPELFSQPSPSGSPVEEREDFRSEGVFRPREEKPKEPREEQRQRPDDRYKPRTPQPEFKKREDWGANKRDDWSNKRDDWGANKRDDWGANKRDDWGTNKREEWSNKREERSPMMRRDDRPAPQKKDDRGDRGPQKREQRPERPGRYSREDRVRRDERIRAAKEALPDYMRVFDPNNVELEGMIRKVGVLEILPDGYGFLRSAEYNYLPSPDDIYVSPSQIKRFSLRLGDTVDGDIRPPKEGERFFALIRVNTINGRDPALLQERPTFDYLTPLYPEERLKLESRASDYSTRIIDLFAPIGKGQRGLIVSPPKSGKTILLQQIANAITTNHPECHLIVLLVDERPEEVTDMRRHIEGEVIASTFDEDPERHVEVSNIVLEKAKRLIEAGQDVVILLDSITRLARAHNTVAPASGKTLSGGIEAGALRGPKRFFGAARNVEEGGSLTIVGTALVDTGSRMDEVIFEEFKGTGNMELVLNRDLSDRRIYPAIDIIKSGTRREEHLIPENVLNRVWILRKLMADMEPIAAMTFLLDKIRGTRNNEEFLTVMNS from the coding sequence ATGAACATTGCAACCCTTCAGGAAAAAAAGGTTACTGAACTCCAAGAGATTGCCCGAAGCCTCGGCATTGCCAGTACCTATCGGATGACCAAACAGGAGCTGATTTATCAGATTCTGGAATCTTTTGCCCTTGCTGCTGCCGAAGAGCCAGAACGCGAGGCGGCTGGAGACCGCGCCGGAAAACGTCCGCGCAAAACAGCCGTAAAAATTGACCCACTTTCCTACCAACCTCCACCACCCGAAGTGGAACCACCCATCACTCCCGAACTTTTTTCACAACCAAGCCCCAGTGGTAGCCCTGTGGAAGAACGCGAAGACTTTCGTTCCGAGGGGGTCTTTCGCCCACGCGAAGAGAAACCTAAAGAACCGCGTGAGGAACAACGCCAACGGCCAGATGACCGCTACAAACCGCGAACACCACAACCCGAATTTAAAAAGCGCGAAGATTGGGGCGCAAATAAACGGGACGATTGGAGTAACAAGCGCGATGATTGGGGCGCAAACAAGCGCGATGATTGGGGCGCAAACAAGCGCGATGATTGGGGAACCAACAAACGCGAAGAATGGAGCAACAAACGCGAAGAACGCTCGCCAATGATGCGCCGCGACGACCGTCCAGCACCCCAAAAAAAGGACGATAGAGGAGACCGTGGGCCACAAAAGCGGGAACAACGTCCTGAACGTCCGGGGCGCTATAGCCGTGAAGACCGCGTCCGACGCGACGAACGCATTCGGGCAGCAAAAGAAGCCCTACCAGACTACATGCGGGTCTTCGATCCCAACAATGTTGAATTAGAAGGTATGATCCGCAAAGTGGGGGTCTTAGAGATTTTGCCCGATGGTTATGGCTTCCTACGTTCGGCAGAATACAACTACCTCCCAAGCCCAGACGATATATACGTCTCCCCTTCCCAAATCAAACGGTTTAGCCTGCGATTGGGTGATACCGTAGATGGCGACATCCGCCCACCTAAAGAAGGCGAACGTTTTTTTGCCCTGATCCGAGTAAACACCATCAACGGGCGTGATCCAGCACTTTTACAAGAACGCCCCACTTTCGATTATCTCACCCCACTTTATCCAGAGGAGCGCCTAAAGTTAGAGTCCCGTGCTTCCGATTATAGCACGCGGATTATTGACCTCTTCGCCCCTATTGGAAAAGGGCAACGCGGCCTCATTGTTTCTCCACCCAAAAGCGGGAAAACCATCCTCTTGCAACAAATTGCCAATGCAATTACTACCAATCATCCAGAGTGCCACTTGATCGTACTCTTGGTGGACGAACGGCCAGAGGAAGTGACGGATATGCGTCGCCATATCGAGGGCGAGGTCATTGCTTCTACCTTCGACGAAGACCCTGAACGTCATGTGGAAGTAAGTAACATTGTTTTGGAAAAAGCCAAACGCCTCATCGAAGCCGGACAAGATGTTGTCATCCTTCTCGACTCTATCACGCGCCTTGCACGGGCACACAATACCGTTGCACCGGCATCTGGCAAAACCCTTTCTGGTGGTATCGAAGCAGGCGCACTCCGTGGCCCAAAACGCTTCTTTGGAGCAGCACGGAATGTGGAGGAAGGTGGATCGCTGACCATTGTAGGTACGGCACTTGTTGATACAGGCAGCCGGATGGATGAGGTTATTTTTGAGGAATTTAAGGGAACTGGTAATATGGAATTGGTACTTAACAGAGACCTTTCTGACCGCCGGATTTACCCTGCCATTGACATTATTAAATCTGGAACACGCCGAGAAGAACACCTGATTCCTGAAAATGTGCTCAATCGCGTCTGGATCCTCCGTAAACTAATGGCGGATATGGAGCCAATTGCCGCGATGACGTTCCTTTTGGATAAAATCCGTGGAACCCGGAACAATGAGGAATTTCTAACGGTGATGAATTCTTAG
- a CDS encoding AAA family ATPase codes for MAKKANPTGYAAVEQYIAYYPEWAKELARKYFTKTLNQFILYGNVRNLVPSLDDNDAPTYISLREFLIQDLFAGRDIILFYDRSAGIQFGNAESQKDFNRALSGYDTIFGTDYAQKVPKDPVRVFAVLENYFRLRLADGKRVAVIMDYAETLIPMSEAGNLSTEDRNALVFLQRWAHDPLFLNRDFTLCLVAESLTALNQQLVQSPYTAEIKISIPNEAQRLTFIKWYIGKRTADFKKLSEVSPETLAQNTAGLNYIQLRTILADVLENQHPLTFDFLISRKKELIEAEAFGMLEFVETDYNLDMVAGHREVKKHLREAAVALKSGRPDVMPMGYLVNGPVGTGKTFIITCFAGEIGVPMVKLKNFRSQWQGQTEANLERILTLLQAMTPVAVMIDEADAMLGDRNNQGDSGVSNRVFGQIASFMSNSKNRGKILWFLLTARPDLMPIDLKRQGRAEEHLALFYPSTREDREELLTVTMKKTKTELSMEEVPETFLNGEATFSGADMEAIFTRAKFRAVSRAEKVENAKITKEILQETIDDFIPPTYPMEVELQNLAAVMECTSKQLLPEKYRAMKREEILQRIEQIKRLMGI; via the coding sequence ATGGCAAAAAAAGCGAATCCAACCGGTTATGCGGCTGTGGAACAATACATCGCCTATTACCCTGAATGGGCAAAGGAATTGGCCCGGAAATATTTCACCAAAACCCTAAACCAATTTATACTATATGGTAATGTGCGGAATTTGGTTCCATCGCTGGATGATAATGATGCACCAACCTATATTTCACTACGCGAATTTTTAATTCAAGACCTTTTTGCGGGACGGGATATTATCCTGTTTTATGACCGTTCTGCGGGTATTCAATTCGGAAATGCGGAGTCTCAAAAAGATTTCAATCGTGCATTATCTGGATATGATACCATATTCGGAACGGATTATGCCCAGAAAGTGCCTAAAGACCCCGTTCGTGTTTTTGCCGTGTTGGAAAATTATTTTCGTTTGCGTTTGGCCGATGGAAAAAGGGTGGCGGTTATTATGGATTATGCAGAGACGCTTATTCCGATGTCGGAGGCAGGGAACCTCTCTACGGAAGACCGAAATGCCTTGGTTTTTTTACAAAGATGGGCACATGATCCGCTTTTTCTAAACCGTGATTTTACGCTTTGTTTGGTTGCCGAAAGCCTTACGGCGCTTAACCAACAGTTGGTGCAAAGCCCTTATACCGCAGAAATTAAAATCTCTATTCCCAATGAAGCCCAGCGGCTCACCTTTATTAAATGGTATATCGGAAAAAGAACAGCGGATTTTAAAAAACTATCGGAAGTTTCTCCCGAAACATTGGCACAAAATACGGCTGGTCTTAATTACATCCAACTCCGTACAATATTGGCCGATGTCCTCGAAAACCAGCATCCACTCACCTTCGATTTTCTGATTAGCCGGAAAAAAGAACTTATCGAGGCCGAAGCCTTTGGGATGCTCGAATTTGTGGAAACAGATTATAATTTGGACATGGTGGCCGGCCATCGCGAGGTCAAAAAACATCTTCGTGAGGCGGCGGTTGCCTTAAAAAGTGGCCGTCCAGACGTTATGCCGATGGGGTATTTGGTGAATGGGCCTGTAGGGACGGGGAAAACCTTTATTATTACATGTTTTGCCGGAGAAATTGGCGTACCGATGGTGAAACTCAAGAACTTCAGGTCGCAGTGGCAAGGGCAAACCGAAGCCAACTTGGAACGGATTTTAACCCTGCTCCAAGCAATGACACCCGTTGCGGTTATGATTGATGAGGCCGATGCCATGCTTGGTGACCGCAACAACCAAGGCGACTCTGGCGTCTCCAATCGCGTTTTTGGGCAAATTGCCAGCTTTATGAGCAATTCCAAAAACCGAGGCAAAATTCTTTGGTTCCTCCTGACGGCAAGACCAGACTTAATGCCCATTGACTTAAAGCGGCAAGGGCGTGCAGAGGAGCACCTTGCGCTATTCTATCCTTCTACGCGCGAAGATCGGGAAGAGCTGCTCACCGTGACCATGAAAAAGACCAAAACGGAACTCTCTATGGAAGAGGTTCCAGAAACGTTCCTCAATGGCGAGGCAACATTCTCTGGTGCGGATATGGAGGCCATTTTTACCCGTGCTAAATTCAGGGCTGTTTCTCGGGCCGAAAAAGTCGAAAATGCCAAAATTACCAAGGAAATCCTTCAAGAAACCATTGATGATTTTATTCCGCCAACCTATCCTATGGAAGTGGAATTGCAGAATTTAGCTGCTGTGATGGAGTGTACCAGCAAGCAATTATTGCCCGAAAAATACCGCGCAATGAAGCGCGAAGAAATCCTGCAACGGATCGAGCAAATTAAGCGATTGATGGGGATTTAA
- a CDS encoding vitamin K epoxide reductase family protein, with protein MPSVQRLQPPIYYWAERVFWMLMLLILLNTGWLTWRFTVLETGQAIPGTGFCSISEKVDCDAVLQSAEAQYFGLPNAYLGFGFFVWVTVWFALFPRLDLVYRRWAYNVLALGFLMAVPFTLFFLHLLVKMPVLCPICPINHFLTWFAFDRLLRIRRFTSIPEFSPPLKPFIVQLSLSFIPTLALWYGWWMLGA; from the coding sequence ATGCCCTCAGTCCAGCGTTTACAACCTCCCATCTATTATTGGGCAGAGCGAGTCTTCTGGATGCTCATGCTCCTGATCCTGCTCAATACGGGTTGGCTGACGTGGCGTTTTACGGTGTTAGAAACGGGTCAAGCCATTCCGGGTACGGGGTTTTGTTCAATTTCGGAAAAAGTAGATTGCGATGCGGTTTTGCAATCTGCCGAGGCGCAGTATTTTGGCCTGCCGAATGCGTATTTGGGGTTTGGGTTTTTTGTTTGGGTAACAGTTTGGTTTGCCCTTTTTCCAAGATTGGATTTGGTTTATCGGCGTTGGGCATACAATGTATTGGCGTTGGGGTTTTTAATGGCCGTACCCTTTACCCTGTTCTTCCTCCACCTACTGGTCAAGATGCCTGTTTTGTGCCCTATTTGCCCGATTAACCATTTTCTGACGTGGTTCGCCTTCGATCGGTTGTTGCGGATTCGTCGGTTTACCTCCATTCCCGAATTTTCGCCCCCGCTCAAACCTTTCATCGTTCAGCTTAGCCTCTCTTTTATTCCCACCTTGGCACTCTGGTATGGTTGGTGGATGCTGGGCGCGTAA
- a CDS encoding IS1 family transposase has product MVIEKKCCHKCGSEHIVKNGSNSSGNPKYKCKACGFGGVFQSVRKSEAFKEMVVQAAQERTSSRGLGRVFGISHQTALRWIKKKHNPSRES; this is encoded by the coding sequence ATGGTAATTGAAAAAAAATGTTGTCATAAATGTGGTTCGGAACATATCGTAAAAAATGGTTCGAATAGTTCTGGAAACCCGAAGTACAAGTGCAAAGCGTGTGGTTTTGGGGGTGTTTTTCAAAGTGTGCGTAAAAGTGAGGCGTTCAAAGAAATGGTTGTGCAGGCGGCCCAAGAACGCACTTCTTCCCGTGGTTTGGGCAGAGTGTTCGGCATCAGCCACCAAACAGCCCTCCGTTGGATAAAAAAAAAGCACAATCCCTCCAGGGAATCGTAA
- a CDS encoding putative metal-dependent hydrolase: MSSSDKIAQLRALPQELERILTNLSDEQLDTPYREDGWTVRQVVHHLADSHMNAYIRCKLALTEDSPTIKPYLQDAWAELPDGKTAPLKHSLALLCALHERWADVFTTIKEADWQRTIHHPENGLMTLWMMLDAYVAHGETHVGQIRGLRQRMNWI, encoded by the coding sequence ATGTCTTCCTCCGATAAAATTGCCCAGCTCCGTGCGTTACCACAAGAATTAGAGCGCATCTTGACGAACCTCTCGGACGAACAGTTGGACACCCCATACCGAGAAGACGGCTGGACGGTTCGGCAGGTGGTACATCATCTTGCAGATTCGCACATGAATGCCTACATCCGCTGTAAACTTGCCTTGACGGAGGATAGTCCAACGATCAAACCCTATCTTCAGGATGCTTGGGCCGAACTCCCAGATGGCAAAACCGCGCCTTTGAAGCACTCGCTTGCCCTACTCTGTGCCCTTCACGAGCGTTGGGCGGACGTGTTCACGACCATTAAAGAAGCGGACTGGCAACGCACGATTCATCATCCAGAAAATGGTCTGATGACTCTGTGGATGATGTTGGATGCTTACGTGGCACATGGCGAGACACACGTCGGCCAAATTCGGGGCTTACGCCAACGAATGAATTGGATATAA
- a CDS encoding ribonuclease, translating to MQKNNLVNCLFVLWLFFYGTPPQATAQQNKSGQFDYYLLALSWSPSYCAEKGQNDVQQCGMGRQLGFVLHGLWPQNKKGWPQNCGKEMLKDRTLALFPDLFPSTKLAQHEWKKHGTCSGLSQQGYLNLSKKLKESVRIPATYQRPTQPFRSSLDALKQAFVRENPAIRADGLAPICSGSGRFFQELRVCFNKNGFPTACSEEVLRTSKRSCGQPDFLVRSVR from the coding sequence ATGCAAAAAAATAACCTCGTAAACTGCTTGTTTGTGCTTTGGCTCTTTTTTTATGGGACGCCACCGCAAGCAACTGCCCAGCAAAACAAGTCCGGACAATTCGATTATTACCTTCTTGCCCTTTCTTGGTCGCCTTCTTATTGTGCAGAAAAGGGCCAGAACGATGTACAACAATGTGGTATGGGTAGGCAATTAGGCTTTGTATTGCATGGCCTTTGGCCACAAAACAAAAAAGGATGGCCTCAAAACTGTGGTAAAGAAATGCTAAAAGACCGCACGTTAGCGCTTTTCCCGGACTTGTTTCCGAGTACGAAATTGGCGCAGCACGAATGGAAAAAACACGGTACGTGTTCCGGCCTTTCACAGCAAGGCTATTTAAACCTTTCCAAAAAGCTTAAGGAGAGCGTTCGTATTCCGGCGACCTACCAACGGCCTACCCAGCCCTTCCGCTCATCGCTTGATGCCCTCAAACAGGCTTTTGTACGCGAGAATCCTGCAATACGCGCAGACGGACTCGCCCCAATTTGTTCGGGAAGCGGGCGTTTTTTTCAAGAATTGCGGGTATGTTTTAACAAAAACGGATTTCCCACCGCTTGTTCGGAGGAGGTGTTACGTACCTCAAAAAGGTCTTGTGGCCAACCGGATTTCTTAGTACGTAGTGTTCGTTAA